One Sphingopyxis macrogoltabida genomic region harbors:
- the gspD gene encoding type II secretion system secretin GspD → MRLKLSLMLAAALVSATPGPALAQYTLNVRDADIRAFIQDAARITGRTFVIDGRVNGKVSVVTDRPLSRSEYFEIFLSTLRSNGLVAVPGPNGSYRVQPIDGAAAQPGRIGSGGAAQNQFVTEIIRLRHIDAVSAVETLRPLVSPQGSLTANRNANSLVVADFADNIRRIRALASSIDRDSSTSQIVTLKNAGAREIAAALQALVPAAGEGAQSPVAIVPIDSSNAIALRGDQAMVARFVQMANDLDAKAAGGTELRVYWLEHANAETLLPTLQQLIGGGSDPAQKAGLPPASSSSSSSGSAGAAPAVATNSAPTSVSGAGGSISTRGPAIVTRYEGANAIIVAANSEVQRMLGELIRQLDSRREQVLVEAIVVEIGDDAAKRLGVQFLLGGKNIPFVATNYSNAQPNIFTLGGAYAANRLSQETTTVNGNTTVTQTNSALGSSLQEAAAASLLQATGGFAGFAGDIGKNTIFGAIINAVKSDTTSNLLATPHIVTLDNQAAKFLVGQEVPITTGEALSDNFDNAFRTVQREEVGIKLEVTPQVNGAGEVKLFLRQEVSSVAGPVSSRNSDLILNKRSFETVLTVDDGEILAIGGLLNDDERKTIERIPLLSDIPLIGELFKSRSRSRSKTNLMVFIRPTVLRNREDNAALTARRYGYVRNFQLQRNPDQEPAIDTLVRDYMGTTPPSPPSAGDVTVTPVDLPALRGPDGNVISTDVPPSISNAPAPPTGDYP, encoded by the coding sequence ATGCGTCTCAAACTGTCCCTGATGCTCGCCGCCGCGCTCGTTTCCGCAACGCCGGGACCCGCGCTCGCGCAATATACGCTGAACGTCCGCGACGCCGATATCCGCGCGTTCATCCAGGATGCGGCGCGGATCACCGGCCGCACCTTCGTCATCGACGGCCGCGTCAACGGCAAAGTGTCGGTGGTGACCGACCGGCCGCTGTCGCGGAGCGAATATTTCGAGATTTTCCTTTCGACGCTGCGCTCGAACGGGCTGGTCGCGGTGCCGGGACCGAACGGCAGCTATCGCGTCCAGCCGATCGACGGCGCCGCCGCCCAGCCCGGCCGCATCGGCAGCGGCGGCGCGGCACAGAACCAGTTCGTCACCGAAATCATCCGCCTCCGCCATATCGACGCGGTGTCGGCGGTCGAAACGCTCCGCCCGCTGGTCAGCCCGCAGGGATCGCTGACCGCGAACCGCAACGCCAACAGCCTTGTCGTCGCCGATTTTGCTGACAATATCCGCCGCATCCGCGCGCTCGCGAGCAGCATCGACCGCGACAGTTCGACGAGCCAGATCGTCACGCTGAAAAACGCCGGCGCGCGCGAGATCGCCGCCGCGCTGCAGGCGCTGGTGCCCGCAGCCGGGGAGGGCGCGCAATCGCCCGTCGCCATCGTGCCGATCGACAGCAGCAACGCGATTGCGCTGCGCGGCGATCAGGCGATGGTCGCCCGCTTCGTCCAGATGGCGAACGACCTCGATGCCAAGGCGGCGGGCGGCACTGAACTGCGCGTCTACTGGCTCGAACATGCCAATGCCGAAACGCTGTTGCCGACGCTTCAGCAACTGATCGGCGGCGGCAGCGATCCGGCGCAGAAGGCTGGACTGCCGCCGGCTTCGTCCTCTTCCTCGTCGTCGGGCAGCGCCGGTGCCGCGCCCGCCGTCGCAACGAATAGCGCGCCGACCTCGGTCAGCGGCGCCGGCGGCAGCATCTCGACGCGCGGGCCGGCGATCGTCACCCGCTATGAAGGCGCCAATGCGATCATCGTCGCCGCCAACAGCGAAGTGCAGCGAATGCTCGGCGAACTGATCCGCCAGCTCGACAGCCGCCGCGAACAGGTGCTGGTCGAGGCGATCGTCGTCGAGATCGGCGACGATGCGGCAAAGCGGCTCGGCGTCCAGTTCCTGCTCGGCGGCAAGAATATCCCGTTCGTCGCGACCAACTACAGCAATGCCCAGCCAAACATCTTCACGCTCGGCGGCGCCTATGCGGCGAACCGGCTGTCGCAGGAAACGACGACGGTCAACGGCAATACCACGGTGACCCAGACGAACAGCGCGCTCGGCAGCAGCCTGCAGGAAGCGGCGGCGGCGTCGCTGCTCCAGGCGACCGGCGGTTTTGCGGGGTTTGCGGGCGATATCGGCAAGAACACGATCTTCGGCGCGATCATCAACGCGGTGAAATCCGACACGACGTCGAACCTGCTCGCCACCCCGCATATCGTCACGCTCGACAATCAGGCGGCGAAATTCCTCGTCGGACAGGAAGTGCCGATCACGACGGGCGAGGCGCTGAGCGACAATTTCGACAACGCCTTCCGCACCGTCCAGCGCGAAGAGGTCGGCATCAAGCTCGAGGTCACGCCGCAGGTCAATGGCGCGGGGGAGGTCAAGCTGTTCCTGCGCCAGGAAGTGTCGAGCGTCGCCGGGCCGGTGTCGTCGCGCAACAGCGACCTCATCCTCAACAAGCGCTCGTTCGAGACGGTGCTGACGGTCGACGACGGCGAAATCCTCGCGATCGGCGGCCTGCTCAACGACGACGAGCGCAAGACGATCGAGCGTATTCCGTTGCTCAGCGACATCCCGCTGATCGGCGAATTGTTCAAGTCGCGGAGCCGGTCGCGCTCGAAGACCAACCTGATGGTCTTCATCCGCCCGACGGTCCTGCGCAATCGCGAGGATAATGCTGCGCTGACCGCGCGGCGTTATGGCTATGTCCGCAACTTCCAGTTGCAGCGGAACCCCGATCAGGAGCCGGCGATCGATACGCTGGTCCGCGACTATATGGGCACGACGCCGCCGTCGCCGCCCTCGGCCGGCGATGTGACCGTCACCCCCGTCGATCTGCCCGCGCTGCGCGGGCCCGATGGCAATGTGATCAGCACCGACGTGCCGCCTTCGATCTCGAACGCGCCCGCGCCGCCGACCGGAGACTATCCGTGA
- the murA gene encoding UDP-N-acetylglucosamine 1-carboxyvinyltransferase, translated as MDQIVIRGGQRLKGRIPISGAKNAALTLLPCALLTDEPLTLRNLPRLADVDGFGHLLNQLGCSTTIEGSRPEDFGRVMTARATTLTSTVAPYDIVRKMRASILVLGPLLARAGEATVSLPGGCAIGNRPIDLHLKALEAFGAEIELASGYVKASAPGGRLAGGKFTFPVVSVGATENAVMAAVLAKGTCILENAAREPEIVDLCNCLVAMGAQIDGIGTETLTIEGVDRLHGATYRVMADRIEAGSYACAAVITEGDVELVGAKAAEMEATLAALRQAGATVEETKGGIRVAMSGRAEPVTLSTAPYPGFATDMQAQFMAMATLGKGASLFTETIFENRYMHVPELARMGCDIDVRGRSAVVRGVDKLIGAPVMATDLRASMSLIIAGLAAEGTTEVNRVYHLDRGYERLEEKLQAVGADIERISAG; from the coding sequence ATGGATCAGATCGTCATTCGCGGCGGCCAGCGACTCAAGGGCCGAATCCCCATCTCCGGCGCGAAGAATGCGGCGCTGACATTGTTGCCCTGCGCACTGCTCACCGACGAGCCGCTGACGCTCCGCAACCTGCCGCGCCTCGCCGATGTCGACGGTTTCGGTCACCTGCTCAATCAGCTCGGCTGCTCGACGACGATCGAAGGCTCGCGCCCCGAGGATTTCGGGCGGGTGATGACCGCGCGCGCGACCACCCTCACCTCGACCGTTGCCCCCTATGACATCGTCCGCAAGATGCGCGCCTCGATCCTCGTCCTCGGCCCGCTGCTCGCGCGCGCGGGCGAAGCGACGGTGTCGCTCCCCGGCGGCTGCGCGATCGGCAACCGCCCGATCGACCTGCACCTGAAAGCGCTCGAAGCCTTTGGTGCCGAGATCGAGCTCGCCTCGGGCTATGTAAAGGCGAGCGCGCCCGGCGGACGCCTCGCCGGCGGCAAGTTCACCTTTCCCGTCGTGTCGGTCGGCGCGACGGAAAATGCGGTGATGGCCGCCGTCCTCGCCAAGGGCACCTGCATCCTCGAAAACGCCGCGCGCGAACCCGAGATTGTCGACCTCTGCAATTGCCTCGTCGCGATGGGGGCGCAGATCGACGGCATCGGCACCGAGACGCTGACGATAGAAGGCGTCGACCGCCTGCACGGCGCGACCTATCGCGTCATGGCCGACCGGATCGAGGCAGGCAGCTATGCCTGCGCCGCGGTGATCACCGAAGGCGACGTCGAACTCGTCGGCGCCAAGGCCGCCGAAATGGAAGCGACGCTCGCCGCGCTGCGCCAGGCCGGTGCGACGGTCGAGGAAACGAAGGGCGGCATTCGCGTCGCCATGTCGGGCCGTGCCGAGCCCGTCACCCTGTCGACCGCGCCCTATCCGGGCTTCGCGACCGACATGCAGGCGCAGTTCATGGCGATGGCGACGCTCGGCAAGGGCGCGTCGCTGTTCACCGAGACGATCTTCGAAAACCGCTATATGCATGTCCCCGAACTGGCGCGCATGGGCTGCGACATCGACGTGCGCGGCCGCAGCGCGGTGGTGCGCGGGGTCGACAAGCTGATCGGCGCGCCGGTGATGGCGACCGACCTGCGGGCATCGATGAGCCTGATCATCGCCGGTCTCGCCGCCGAAGGGACGACCGAGGTCAACCGCGTCTATCACCTCGACCGCGGCTATGAACGGCTCGAGGAAAAGCTCCAGGCCGTCGGTGCCGATATCGAGCGGATCAGCGCCGGCTAG
- a CDS encoding DMT family transporter, with translation MSGAAAHSLLSPRVLIPFALVTLIWGSTWIVITGQLGIVPPSWSVTYRFAVAGLAMFAFALVRGERLGLEPRAMAFAVILGAAQFAFNFNFVYRAEQHITSGLVAVLFALLIVPNTLLGRAFLKTPLEGRFLAGAGIAIVGVGMMILHEYRAAALGPAAVLTGTAFTLAGVMSASVANVMQGTGIARAQSMTVMIAWAMLFGTLFDGCYAWVTTGPPVIEPTFAYLGGVLYLGVIASALAFPLYFNVIRAVGPGQAAWSSVLVPIIAMGFSTAFEGYRWSSLSITGGVVALVGLVIAVAKRPERPTVSGNMVAVAVDRPE, from the coding sequence ATGAGCGGCGCGGCAGCGCATTCGCTGCTGAGTCCGCGCGTCCTCATTCCCTTCGCGCTCGTCACGCTGATCTGGGGATCGACCTGGATCGTCATTACCGGCCAATTGGGCATCGTCCCGCCAAGCTGGTCGGTGACCTATCGTTTCGCGGTTGCGGGCCTCGCGATGTTTGCCTTTGCGCTGGTCCGCGGCGAACGGCTGGGACTCGAACCGCGCGCGATGGCGTTCGCGGTCATCCTTGGCGCGGCGCAGTTCGCGTTCAACTTCAACTTCGTCTATCGCGCCGAACAGCATATCACCTCGGGTCTCGTCGCCGTGCTCTTCGCGCTGCTCATCGTTCCCAATACGCTGCTCGGCCGCGCTTTCCTGAAAACGCCGCTCGAGGGACGCTTTCTGGCCGGGGCGGGGATTGCGATCGTCGGCGTCGGCATGATGATCCTGCACGAATATCGCGCCGCGGCGCTCGGGCCGGCAGCGGTGCTCACGGGTACCGCCTTCACGCTCGCCGGGGTGATGAGCGCGTCGGTCGCCAATGTGATGCAGGGAACGGGCATCGCGCGCGCGCAATCGATGACGGTGATGATCGCGTGGGCGATGCTGTTCGGGACGCTCTTCGACGGCTGTTATGCATGGGTCACCACGGGCCCGCCGGTCATCGAGCCGACCTTCGCCTATCTCGGCGGTGTCCTCTATCTCGGCGTGATCGCGAGCGCGCTCGCCTTTCCGCTCTATTTCAACGTGATCCGCGCCGTCGGACCCGGGCAGGCGGCGTGGTCGAGCGTCCTCGTGCCGATCATCGCCATGGGGTTTTCGACCGCCTTCGAAGGCTATCGCTGGTCGTCGCTGTCGATCACCGGCGGCGTCGTCGCGCTCGTCGGGCTGGTGATCGCGGTCGCCAAGCGCCCCGAGCGCCCGACGGTGAGCGGCAATATGGTCGCGGTGGCGGTCGACCGGCCCGAGTGA
- a CDS encoding alpha/beta hydrolase family protein: MKNILFGFAFALASIAPASAQTAADCTPGAYRAPGGDFVVLAKAPNIPAPGLRYLFRDGRRGATTDAGVPLACSGDAVTVGGARWARIAFRETPATFDSVGTKMNGVLIEPPGAPDAKRPLVVMVHGSERTSPIGGVYGYAMAAHGISVFVYDKRGTGGSDGEYTQNFQLLADDAAHALEQARSMAAGRFGRAGFFGGSQGGWVAPLAATRTKADFVAIGFGLVASPIEEDREQMVSEVRAAGLGDDAVALVDRLSAATAKLVMSNFTAGYEDLDAVRREMADKPWAAKIDGEYSGDIVRMTDDELRRIGRARFDNVELIWDYDAVAALRKLDTPLLWVLAGEDREAPIETTRAALLDLAKAGKPFDVYLFPDTDHGMVEYTTAADGSRSATRITDGYLKLLGDWIRGDVHGTYGRAEHLTATPGPDASRR, encoded by the coding sequence ATGAAAAACATATTGTTCGGGTTCGCATTCGCCCTCGCATCGATCGCGCCGGCGTCGGCACAGACCGCCGCCGATTGCACCCCCGGCGCCTATCGGGCGCCCGGCGGCGATTTCGTCGTTCTCGCCAAGGCGCCCAATATTCCGGCGCCCGGGCTGCGTTACCTGTTTCGCGACGGGCGCCGCGGTGCCACGACGGATGCCGGTGTGCCGCTGGCGTGCAGCGGCGACGCGGTGACGGTCGGTGGCGCCCGCTGGGCCCGGATCGCCTTTCGCGAGACACCCGCGACCTTCGACAGCGTCGGCACCAAGATGAACGGCGTACTGATCGAGCCGCCGGGCGCGCCCGATGCGAAGCGGCCGCTGGTCGTCATGGTCCACGGGTCCGAACGGACGTCGCCGATCGGCGGTGTCTATGGCTATGCGATGGCGGCGCACGGCATATCGGTTTTCGTATACGACAAGCGCGGCACCGGCGGATCGGACGGCGAATATACGCAGAATTTCCAACTGCTCGCCGACGACGCGGCGCATGCGCTCGAACAAGCGCGGAGCATGGCGGCGGGCCGCTTCGGCCGCGCGGGTTTCTTCGGCGGCAGCCAGGGCGGCTGGGTCGCGCCGCTCGCCGCGACGCGCACCAAGGCCGATTTCGTTGCGATCGGCTTCGGCCTTGTCGCCTCGCCGATCGAGGAGGATCGCGAACAGATGGTGTCGGAGGTCCGCGCCGCCGGGCTCGGCGACGATGCGGTGGCGCTCGTCGACCGGCTGTCGGCGGCGACGGCGAAGCTGGTGATGTCGAATTTTACCGCCGGATATGAGGATCTGGACGCGGTCCGGCGCGAGATGGCGGACAAGCCCTGGGCGGCGAAGATCGACGGCGAATATAGCGGCGATATCGTGCGGATGACCGACGACGAACTGCGGCGGATCGGCCGCGCGCGGTTCGACAATGTCGAACTGATCTGGGATTATGACGCGGTCGCAGCGCTTCGGAAGCTCGACACGCCGCTGCTCTGGGTGCTCGCAGGGGAGGATCGTGAAGCCCCGATTGAGACCACGCGCGCCGCGCTGCTCGACCTTGCCAAGGCGGGCAAGCCGTTCGACGTCTATCTCTTTCCCGACACCGACCATGGCATGGTCGAATATACGACCGCCGCCGACGGATCGCGCAGCGCGACCCGCATCACCGACGGCTATCTGAAACTGCTCGGCGACTGGATCAGGGGCGACGTGCACGGCACATACGGCCGCGCCGAACATCTGACGGCGACGCCGGGTCCTGACGCTAGCCGGCGCTGA
- a CDS encoding GspE/PulE family protein, whose protein sequence is MTEPEPTAAPPAPVDIPYGFARAHGVVIAPGDGGIWLATLREDSDPAVLIEVKRYLAQPLKVATASVADFDRLLSDHYAVDASAAAMAGSLDGSDLDFSLPSAEDLLDSADDAPAIRLINAIIAEAVRQGVSDIHIEPYESGLVVRMRTDGVLREHLRMPPHVAPVVVSRIKVMARLDIAERRIPQDGRIGLTLAGKAVDVRVSTLPSRAGERVVMRILDKDTAGIDFDVLGLSGEADRILREALAEPNGIILVTGPTGSGKTTSLYAALKQLNDGQRNILTVEDPVEYAVDGIGQTQVNSKVGLDFAAGLRAILRQDPDVVMVGEIRDRETADIAVQASLTGHLVLSTVHTNDAVGAITRLKDLKVEPFLLASTLRAVIAQRLVRKLCEHCREPVQADNSVAAMLGLDIGTVIWRPKGCDQCGGSGYKGRIGVFEAIKVDETVRRYIYAGGDEAMIAKHAFLKAPTLASAARAMVAKGLTTAEEAIRVARREDVDA, encoded by the coding sequence GTGACCGAGCCCGAACCGACCGCCGCACCCCCGGCGCCGGTCGACATCCCCTATGGCTTTGCACGCGCGCACGGCGTCGTCATCGCGCCGGGGGACGGCGGCATCTGGCTGGCGACGCTCCGCGAGGACAGCGACCCGGCGGTGCTGATCGAGGTCAAGCGCTACCTTGCGCAGCCGCTCAAGGTCGCGACCGCCAGCGTCGCCGATTTCGATCGGCTGCTGTCGGATCATTATGCCGTCGATGCCTCGGCGGCGGCAATGGCGGGATCGCTCGACGGCAGCGACCTCGATTTCAGCCTGCCGAGCGCCGAAGACCTGCTCGACAGCGCCGACGATGCCCCCGCGATCCGCCTGATCAACGCGATCATCGCCGAAGCGGTGCGGCAGGGCGTCAGTGACATCCATATCGAGCCCTATGAAAGCGGGCTTGTGGTGCGGATGCGCACCGACGGGGTGCTGCGCGAGCATCTGCGCATGCCGCCGCATGTCGCGCCAGTTGTCGTGAGCCGCATCAAGGTGATGGCGCGGCTCGACATCGCCGAACGCCGTATCCCGCAGGACGGGCGCATCGGCCTGACGCTTGCGGGCAAGGCGGTCGATGTCCGCGTTTCGACGCTGCCGAGCCGTGCGGGCGAACGCGTCGTGATGCGCATCCTCGACAAGGATACGGCGGGGATCGATTTCGACGTGCTCGGCCTGTCGGGCGAGGCCGACCGCATCCTGCGCGAGGCGCTCGCTGAACCCAATGGTATCATCCTCGTCACCGGGCCGACCGGATCGGGCAAGACGACGTCGCTTTATGCCGCGCTGAAGCAGCTCAACGATGGCCAGCGCAATATCCTGACCGTCGAGGACCCGGTCGAATATGCCGTCGACGGCATCGGCCAGACGCAGGTCAACAGCAAGGTCGGGCTCGATTTCGCCGCCGGGCTACGCGCGATCCTGCGCCAGGACCCCGATGTCGTGATGGTCGGCGAAATCCGCGACCGCGAAACCGCCGACATCGCGGTGCAGGCGTCGCTGACCGGCCACCTCGTGCTTTCGACCGTGCACACCAACGATGCGGTTGGTGCGATTACGCGCCTCAAGGATCTGAAGGTCGAGCCTTTTCTTTTGGCTTCGACGCTCCGCGCCGTCATTGCGCAGCGGCTCGTCCGCAAGCTCTGCGAGCATTGCCGCGAACCGGTGCAGGCCGACAACAGCGTCGCCGCGATGCTCGGGCTCGATATCGGCACCGTCATCTGGCGGCCCAAGGGCTGCGACCAGTGCGGCGGCAGCGGCTACAAGGGCCGTATCGGGGTGTTCGAGGCGATCAAGGTCGACGAGACGGTGCGCCGTTATATCTATGCCGGCGGCGACGAGGCGATGATCGCCAAACATGCCTTTCTGAAGGCGCCGACGCTGGCGTCGGCGGCGCGCGCGATGGTCGCCAAGGGGCTGACGACCGCGGAGGAGGCGATCCGCGTCGCGCGGCGCGAGGACGTCGATGCCTGA
- a CDS encoding type II secretion system protein N has translation MATLMPGSAVRLPRGLPVWLRTKRAPRDIWPLLLVALLGALLVWQCVRLLWTLIVPLSPLGAWQPQAAVIASPAERRALFVGLDPFFRTAPQGPASATVTALGLTLFGVNINEATGSGSAIIAGEDGVQNSYAVGDEIAPGVKLVGVAFDHVLLDRGGARESLFLDQSGEAPVASPAAAPAMPTPETAAAPASGVSAGGEMSPAALKAGVGFAPRTESGKVTGLAVQPQGDGAVFRAAGLRPGDVIRSVNGRPIGSAGDAASLAGQFTPGARISLEVERGASVVPVAIFLSKQ, from the coding sequence ATGGCGACGCTGATGCCCGGATCGGCCGTTCGGCTGCCGCGTGGCCTGCCCGTCTGGCTGCGGACCAAACGCGCGCCGCGCGACATCTGGCCGCTGCTGCTGGTTGCGCTGCTCGGCGCGCTGCTGGTCTGGCAATGCGTCCGCCTGCTCTGGACCCTCATCGTGCCGCTGTCGCCGCTCGGTGCGTGGCAACCGCAGGCGGCGGTCATTGCGTCGCCCGCCGAGCGCCGCGCGCTGTTCGTCGGCCTCGACCCTTTCTTTCGCACCGCACCGCAAGGCCCCGCCAGCGCCACCGTCACCGCGCTCGGCCTCACCCTGTTCGGGGTCAACATCAACGAAGCGACGGGCAGCGGTTCGGCGATCATTGCCGGCGAGGACGGGGTGCAGAACAGCTACGCCGTCGGCGACGAGATCGCGCCCGGCGTCAAGCTGGTGGGCGTCGCGTTCGACCATGTGCTGCTCGACCGCGGCGGCGCGCGCGAAAGCCTGTTCCTCGACCAGAGCGGCGAGGCGCCGGTCGCCAGCCCCGCGGCCGCCCCCGCCATGCCGACCCCCGAAACCGCTGCGGCCCCGGCGAGCGGTGTCTCCGCCGGCGGCGAGATGTCGCCCGCGGCTCTGAAGGCCGGAGTCGGCTTTGCGCCGCGGACCGAGAGCGGCAAGGTCACCGGCCTCGCCGTCCAGCCGCAGGGCGACGGCGCCGTGTTCCGCGCCGCGGGGCTGCGTCCCGGCGATGTCATTCGCTCGGTCAACGGCCGCCCGATCGGCTCGGCGGGCGATGCCGCCTCGCTCGCCGGCCAGTTCACGCCGGGGGCGCGCATCTCGCTCGAGGTCGAGCGCGGTGCCAGCGTCGTCCCCGTCGCCATCTTCCTCTCGAAGCAATAG
- a CDS encoding TonB-dependent receptor domain-containing protein — protein MTKRPIFASLLLLSSALVAPAALAQDASAEPAADTPPVAAEPATDAAAPADEEADISIPGGADQEIVVTGRYTPNIVRSTPEVVSSLSSADIARTGEGDISGSLQRVTGLSVVGGGFVYVRGLGDRYSLALLNGSPLPSPEPLKRVVPLDIFPTNVIDSTLVQKSFSVNFPGEFGGGVINLTTKATPREPFLTFSGGIGWDSETTNQLGYTYYGSDTDWTGFDDGTRDVPPLLKAALASGKPILEGADFTQDQLEAIQMELVNAKTTLLQQNDHIPINWSAGITGGTTIALPNGELGIIATAGISNKWRTRDTLQQTSVNDDLSGDPQTSYNRVITDNRVVVNGLLGFGLELGDHKIRWTNLYIRDTLKQARLALGTDANQSDRDIMKQDTAWYERQLINTQLVGEFHFDRLKLDLRGAYANSQREAPYERGFTYVRTNQPGDPVGDKFVNDLGGNRGDATIAFSDLNEDLWSGGVDLSYELAPRITATVGYAYSDTHRVSERRTFQFRASNLPLAVQQLRPDYLLSDATIQLYDITLLETSAQDGTAAFDAKLTTHAGYGQIQAEIVPGVNVNAGVRYEEAKQTVVPIDLFGTGSSAIVATNLNNDYWLPAVTLTWEVAPDMQLRVNGSKTIARPQFRELVAQVYQDPESNRLFRGNPSLTDSELWNAEARYEWYFAKDQRLTVAGFYKSIDNPIETYTSISDSSVNSSYANAPKATLYGAEVEVQKYFPLDTLSDASFWQSRRLVLIGNYTYTKSEIRVRDGDTTVINGVVQNAANFFFDGAPMTGQSDHLLNFQIGLEDQDKLSQQTLLLTYASPRVTSRGPSGQPDLEEKPGIQLDFVARQGLTLLNKEIELKFEARNLTGRKYQEVQTAGDNKIFFNRYKLGRTFSLSASVKF, from the coding sequence ATGACCAAGCGGCCGATCTTCGCCAGCCTGCTTCTTCTCAGTTCCGCGCTCGTCGCGCCTGCCGCCCTTGCGCAGGATGCGAGCGCCGAACCCGCCGCCGACACGCCGCCCGTCGCCGCCGAACCGGCCACCGACGCCGCCGCGCCCGCCGACGAAGAAGCCGATATTTCGATTCCGGGCGGCGCCGATCAGGAGATCGTCGTCACGGGCCGCTATACCCCCAACATCGTCCGTTCGACCCCCGAAGTCGTGTCGTCGCTGTCGTCGGCCGACATCGCGCGGACCGGCGAGGGCGATATCTCGGGCTCGCTGCAGCGCGTTACCGGCCTGTCGGTCGTCGGCGGCGGCTTCGTCTATGTCCGCGGCCTTGGCGATCGCTATTCGCTGGCGCTGCTCAATGGTTCGCCGTTGCCCAGCCCCGAGCCGCTGAAGCGCGTCGTGCCGCTCGACATCTTCCCGACCAACGTCATCGATTCGACGCTGGTCCAGAAAAGCTTCTCGGTGAACTTCCCGGGCGAATTCGGCGGCGGCGTGATCAACCTCACGACCAAGGCGACGCCGCGCGAACCCTTCCTGACCTTCAGCGGCGGGATCGGCTGGGACAGCGAAACGACGAACCAGCTCGGCTATACCTATTATGGCAGCGATACCGACTGGACCGGTTTCGACGACGGCACGCGCGACGTGCCGCCGCTGCTCAAGGCCGCGCTCGCCAGTGGCAAGCCGATTCTGGAAGGTGCCGACTTCACCCAGGACCAGCTCGAGGCGATCCAGATGGAGCTGGTCAACGCCAAAACGACGCTGCTCCAGCAGAACGACCATATCCCGATCAACTGGTCGGCAGGGATCACCGGCGGCACGACGATTGCGTTGCCGAACGGCGAACTCGGGATCATCGCGACCGCGGGGATCAGCAACAAGTGGCGCACCCGCGACACGTTGCAGCAGACGTCGGTCAACGACGATCTGTCGGGCGATCCGCAGACGAGCTATAACCGCGTCATCACCGACAATCGCGTCGTGGTGAACGGGCTGCTCGGTTTCGGGCTCGAACTCGGCGATCACAAAATCCGCTGGACCAACCTCTATATCCGCGACACGTTGAAGCAGGCGCGCCTTGCGCTCGGTACCGACGCCAACCAGTCCGACCGCGACATCATGAAGCAGGATACGGCGTGGTACGAGCGCCAGCTGATCAACACCCAGCTCGTCGGCGAATTCCACTTCGACCGGCTGAAGCTCGACCTGCGCGGCGCCTACGCCAATTCGCAGCGCGAAGCGCCCTATGAGCGCGGCTTCACCTATGTCCGTACCAACCAGCCGGGCGACCCGGTGGGCGACAAGTTCGTCAACGACCTTGGCGGCAACCGCGGCGATGCGACAATCGCCTTTTCGGACCTCAACGAGGATCTGTGGTCGGGCGGCGTCGACCTGTCGTACGAACTCGCCCCGCGGATCACAGCGACGGTCGGCTATGCCTACAGCGACACGCATCGCGTTTCGGAGCGCCGGACCTTCCAGTTCCGCGCCTCGAACCTGCCGCTGGCGGTGCAGCAGCTGCGCCCCGACTATCTGCTCTCCGATGCGACGATCCAGCTTTACGACATCACGTTGCTCGAAACCTCGGCGCAGGACGGCACCGCGGCTTTCGACGCCAAGCTGACGACCCACGCCGGCTACGGCCAGATCCAGGCGGAGATCGTGCCGGGCGTCAACGTCAACGCCGGCGTGCGTTACGAGGAAGCGAAGCAGACCGTCGTTCCGATCGACCTGTTCGGTACCGGATCGTCCGCGATCGTCGCGACCAACCTGAACAACGACTATTGGCTGCCCGCCGTTACGCTGACTTGGGAAGTCGCGCCCGACATGCAGCTGCGCGTCAACGGATCGAAGACGATCGCGCGGCCGCAGTTCCGCGAACTGGTGGCGCAGGTCTATCAGGACCCCGAATCGAACCGCCTGTTCCGCGGCAACCCGTCGCTGACCGACAGCGAGCTGTGGAACGCCGAAGCGCGCTATGAGTGGTATTTCGCCAAGGATCAGCGTCTGACGGTTGCCGGCTTCTACAAGTCGATCGACAATCCGATCGAGACCTATACCTCGATTTCGGACTCGTCGGTGAACAGCAGCTACGCCAACGCGCCGAAGGCGACGCTCTACGGCGCCGAGGTCGAGGTGCAGAAATATTTCCCGCTCGATACGCTGTCGGACGCGTCCTTCTGGCAAAGCCGCCGCCTCGTGCTGATCGGCAACTATACCTACACCAAATCCGAAATCCGGGTCCGCGACGGCGACACGACGGTGATCAACGGCGTGGTGCAGAATGCCGCCAACTTCTTCTTCGACGGCGCGCCGATGACGGGTCAGTCCGACCATTTGCTCAATTTCCAGATCGGGCTGGAGGATCAGGACAAGCTGTCGCAGCAGACCTTGCTGCTGACCTATGCCAGCCCGCGCGTCACCAGCCGCGGCCCGTCGGGCCAGCCCGACCTCGAGGAAAAGCCGGGCATTCAGCTCGACTTCGTTGCGCGGCAGGGGCTGACGCTGCTGAACAAGGAAATTGAGCTGAAGTTCGAGGCGCGTAACCTGACCGGACGCAAATATCAGGAAGTGCAGACCGCCGGCGATAACAAGATCTTCTTCAACCGTTACAAGCTGGGCCGCACTTTCTCGCTGAGCGCGTCGGTGAAGTTCTGA